A single Penaeus vannamei isolate JL-2024 chromosome 22, ASM4276789v1, whole genome shotgun sequence DNA region contains:
- the Pmi gene encoding transmembrane protein 11, mitochondrial isoform X1, producing the protein MSEDEEREPSLQLAIIREVYDSDSAQEKFEMELERALEAGIHTIVIEPTTLGDETARWIAVGNCLHKTAVLAGFGSIVSGLIWRDTAYVCVPLGTLSLFCTGVYTASWQFDPCCKYQVEYDSGRLSRLPLQSLSSASPIVLVHKDDSRRKILHNCVSLVAFSYCMWRLYQLYK; encoded by the exons atgtcagaagaTGAGGAGAG AGAACCTAGTTTACAACTAGCCATTATACGAGAAGTTTATGACAGTGACTCAGCACAGGAGAAGTTTGAGATGGAACTGGAAAGAGCCTTAGAAGCTGGCATACACACAATTGTTATCGAACCAACAACCCTAGGGGACGAAACGGCTAGATGGATTGCAGTCGGAAACTGTCTTCACAAAACCGCAGTGTTAGCAGGCTTTGGATCAATAGTGTCAG GTTTGATCTGGCGAGACACTGCTTATGTTTGTGTCCCTCTCGGcactctgtctctgttctgtacTGGCGTTTACACGGCATCATGGCAGTTTGACCCTTGTTGCAAGTATCAG GTTGAATATGACTCTGGACGCCTGTCACGACTGCCTCTCCAATCCCTGTCATCTGCGTCACCCATTGTCTTGGTGCACAAGGATGATTCTCGAAGAAAGATACTACACAACTGTGTTTCTCTAGTTGCATTTTCATACTGCATGTGGAGACTGTATCAGCTGTATAAATag
- the Pmi gene encoding transmembrane protein 11, mitochondrial isoform X2, whose product MELERALEAGIHTIVIEPTTLGDETARWIAVGNCLHKTAVLAGFGSIVSGLIWRDTAYVCVPLGTLSLFCTGVYTASWQFDPCCKYQVEYDSGRLSRLPLQSLSSASPIVLVHKDDSRRKILHNCVSLVAFSYCMWRLYQLYK is encoded by the exons ATGGAACTGGAAAGAGCCTTAGAAGCTGGCATACACACAATTGTTATCGAACCAACAACCCTAGGGGACGAAACGGCTAGATGGATTGCAGTCGGAAACTGTCTTCACAAAACCGCAGTGTTAGCAGGCTTTGGATCAATAGTGTCAG GTTTGATCTGGCGAGACACTGCTTATGTTTGTGTCCCTCTCGGcactctgtctctgttctgtacTGGCGTTTACACGGCATCATGGCAGTTTGACCCTTGTTGCAAGTATCAG GTTGAATATGACTCTGGACGCCTGTCACGACTGCCTCTCCAATCCCTGTCATCTGCGTCACCCATTGTCTTGGTGCACAAGGATGATTCTCGAAGAAAGATACTACACAACTGTGTTTCTCTAGTTGCATTTTCATACTGCATGTGGAGACTGTATCAGCTGTATAAATag